A region from the Sulfurospirillum oryzae genome encodes:
- a CDS encoding YcaO-like family protein, protein MNILSKNAPLEASILKMQAILSDLGCGMKFASEKHPLKNCYSINLSSIEAPNHIYSNGKGTLSQSSKASALGEYIERLQTNNFFIDFHLPNRAYYPDQKVFEFGGEYLSPSLHVIYNPSNEMSDEDFVDFNSDYTDKIVALPFQSFFANEQVYIPLNILSNLYVSNGLASGNTPDEAKVQALSEIFERHAKMEIIKNGYALPKYPEDIIASFPNLHADLCELRDAGFIVEILDASLGGKFPVTAISLINPRNGTLFVSFGAHPILEVSLERTMSELMQGRGVENLDAFEMPTFDMSIVGDSFNLEAHFIDSNGKMGFPFLNATKSFAYAPWKYEGVGSAQEYAFLCDIIKAMGKEIYLREYTYLNFYSCHLIVPSISEVYPIDDMVYQNRNSGKFIRHQVLNFKEEDHDVLLETIESLEDSLNMEKYIGVIFEQNFQMIDLKAQVHLLLENYEEAQMLLSFSQNPMSKLLCEILSLREQELVWAEYESALWDIFGKEKVEHAVNILDGKAYFIDVSLHQHYVNMLDMYDRLEVKKTAIVA, encoded by the coding sequence ATGAACATACTCTCAAAAAATGCACCCCTCGAAGCTTCTATTTTAAAAATGCAAGCGATTTTAAGCGACCTTGGTTGCGGCATGAAATTTGCCAGCGAAAAGCATCCCCTTAAAAACTGCTACTCTATCAACCTTTCTTCCATCGAGGCACCCAATCATATCTATTCTAACGGCAAAGGCACACTTTCTCAGTCCTCAAAAGCCAGCGCACTTGGCGAGTACATCGAACGACTTCAAACCAATAACTTTTTTATCGACTTTCACCTTCCCAACCGTGCTTACTACCCAGACCAAAAAGTGTTTGAATTTGGAGGAGAGTATCTGAGTCCATCTTTACATGTAATTTATAATCCGTCCAACGAAATGAGCGATGAAGACTTTGTCGACTTTAACAGCGATTACACAGACAAGATCGTAGCGCTTCCTTTTCAAAGCTTTTTTGCAAACGAGCAAGTGTATATTCCTCTCAACATTCTGAGCAATCTTTACGTAAGCAATGGGTTAGCCAGTGGAAACACGCCTGATGAAGCAAAAGTGCAGGCACTGAGTGAGATTTTTGAACGTCATGCGAAGATGGAGATCATCAAAAACGGTTATGCCCTTCCAAAGTACCCAGAAGACATCATCGCATCATTCCCTAACCTTCATGCAGATTTGTGCGAGCTTAGAGATGCGGGCTTTATCGTTGAAATTTTAGATGCCTCATTGGGTGGAAAGTTTCCCGTAACCGCCATCTCACTGATCAATCCGCGCAATGGCACGCTTTTTGTCTCGTTTGGTGCGCACCCCATCTTAGAAGTCAGCCTAGAGCGCACTATGAGTGAGCTGATGCAAGGACGAGGTGTTGAAAATCTTGACGCTTTTGAGATGCCAACCTTTGATATGAGCATCGTCGGCGATAGCTTCAACCTTGAAGCACACTTCATCGACTCTAACGGCAAAATGGGCTTTCCTTTTTTAAATGCAACCAAAAGTTTTGCGTATGCTCCGTGGAAGTATGAAGGCGTTGGAAGTGCGCAGGAGTATGCCTTTTTGTGCGACATCATCAAGGCAATGGGTAAAGAGATTTACCTACGTGAATACACCTACTTAAACTTTTACTCTTGCCATCTGATCGTACCAAGCATTTCGGAGGTTTACCCTATCGATGACATGGTTTACCAAAATCGAAACAGTGGTAAATTCATCCGACATCAGGTGCTCAATTTTAAAGAAGAAGACCATGACGTGTTGCTTGAGACCATCGAATCTTTGGAAGATTCTCTCAATATGGAAAAATACATCGGTGTGATTTTTGAGCAAAACTTTCAGATGATTGACCTTAAAGCGCAAGTGCATCTGCTTTTGGAAAATTACGAAGAAGCGCAAATGCTCCTCTCTTTTAGCCAAAACCCCATGAGTAAACTTCTTTGCGAAATTCTCTCTTTGAGGGAACAAGAACTTGTTTGGGCTGAGTATGAGAGTGCTCTTTGGGACATTTTCGGAAAAGAAAAAGTTGAACATGCAGTGAATATCTTAGACGGAAAAGCCTACTTCATTGACGTAAGCCTGCACCAACACTATGTCAATATGCTCGACATGTACGACAGACTTGAAGTCAAAAAAACAGCTATCGTCGCTTAA